Part of the Propioniciclava sp. MC1595 genome is shown below.
ATCCACCTCGGCGGGCTGGGGCAGAACCGCGTCGTCACGACGATGCGCGGCACCGAGGTGCTGGCCGACCCCAAGCACGGCCTGGCGCTCGAGGCGTCCCGGCGTCGGCGCAACGGGCACTCGCGGGTGCACCTCGCCACGCACGCCCGGTGCACGCACGCCTGGGACCACAGCGAGGAGTCCTCGCACGAGCTGCGGTTCGCGCTGGTCTCGTCCGCCCCCGATGGCGGCGGGCTGAGCACCGAGGCCGACCTGCTCGACCTCCACCTCGACTACTGGCGCGAGATCATGGGGACGGTCGTCCCGCGCGGCCGCATCGAGCTCACCGTCTGGGACTCCACCCTGGCCGGCCTCATCGAGGCCCGGGGCACCCGCGACGGCGTGATCGTCGTCGAGGGCACCAGCGACGAGCGGCGTCCGTGGCGCAACCCGTACACGACGGCGGCGTTCCGGTTCGTGGTGGACGGGGACGGCGACGAGCCCCACGAGGTCGGCGACGGCGGGTTCGTCACCTGGACCCAGGCACTCACGCGCAACCGCAAGGACCGCTGCCTGGTCTCCGGCGTCAGCGTCGACGCGATCGTCCCGCACACCTGGGAACAGTCCGAATGATGAATTGAGGTATTCCCTTTCCGGGCTGGCCGGGTGCAGAGGGTGCCGCACCCTTGGCGTCCACAGAGAGAGACCTCGATGAGCACCCAGCACGACCGACTCGACCCCGAATCACGCAGCGCCCTTGAAGTGTTCCTCGGCGCGCTGCCCGGCGGCTTCAACGGCATCCCCGACATCGTCGCGCGCCGTGAGGCGTCCGCCGCCCTCAACGCCGCCGGCGTGGAGGCGGCCGGCGGGCCCGACCCGTCCGTCACCCGCGACGACCGCACGGTGCCCGGCCTGGACGGCGACCCCGAGGTGCCCGTCCGCGTCTACCGCCCCGTGGACGCCCCCGCCGACGCGAAGCTGCCCGGCATCTTCTTCATCCACGGCGGCGGCATGATCATGGGCAGCGTCGAGGGCGAGGACGGCATGGCCACCGCCTACGCGCGCGAGGTCGGGGCCGTGGTCGTCTCGACCGGCTACCGCAAGGCCCCCGAGGACCCGCACCCGGCGCAGTCGCGCGACTGCTGGGCAGGCCTGCAGTGGATGGCCGCGAACGCCGAGGAGCTCGGCTACGACCCCGAGCGCCTCGTCATCGTGGGCGGCTCGGCCGGCGGCAACCTGGCGCTGGCCACCGCGCTGCGCGCCCGCGACGAGGGCGGCCCCGCCTTCGCGCTGATCCTGGCGGCCTACCCGATGCTCGACCCGTCCAACACCACGCCGGCGAGCCAGGCCATCACCGAGGTCGGCGTCTCGGACCGCGCGGGCAACATCGAGGCCTGGGAGTGGTTCCTGGGCGGCGGGGAGCCCGACAAGTACGCCTCGCCTTTGCTCGAGACCGACTGGTCGGGGCTCGCGCCGATCTTCATCGACGTCGGCACCGAGGACATGTTCCGCGACGAGGACATCACGCTCGTCGGCGAGCTCGTGCGCCAGGGCAACCCGGTCGAGTTCCACCTCTACCAGGGCGCGTTCCACGCCTCCGAGGTGCTCGCGCCCGAGGCGTCCCTGTCGAAGCGGATCATGGCCAACCGGCTGGACGCCGTGAAGCGGGCCGTCGCGGCTGGCTAGCCTGAGGCCGTGGACGCGGCGGCATCGAGTGACCTGCGGGCCGGCCTGCGGGACTCGGTGCCGATCGCGGTCGGCTACCTGACCGTCGCGCTGGCCTTCGGCCTGTTCTGTGCGCAGGCGGGCATCCCGACGCTGGCCGCGACGGTCGTGTCGCTGACGAATCTGTCGAGTTCCGGGCAGTTCGCCGGGGCGACGGTGTGGGCCGCGGGCGGAACCCTGCTCGAGCTGGCCCTGGCCGTCGCGCTGGTCAACCTGCGCTACGTGCTGATGGCGGTCTCGCTCGGCCAGCGGCTCGCGCCCGGCACGCCGACGTGGCAGCGGCTGGTGATGGCGTTCGGCATCACCGACGAGATCTACGCGCTTGCGATGCGGACGCCGCGGGTCACCTTCGCCGCCTACGCGGGCTCGATGCTGCTGCCGATCGCGGGCTGGACGCTCGGCACGCTGGCCGGGGCGTTGCTGGGGTCGGTGCTGCCGCCGCTGCTGGTGTCGGCGTTCGGCGTGCTGCTGTTCGGCATGTTCGTCGCGATCGTCGTGCCGGTCGCGCGCGCCGACCGAGCCGTGCTGGGGGTCGTCGTCGCGGCCGTCGTGCTGAGCTGCCTGCTGGCCTGGCTGCCGTGGACTGCCGGCATCGACGTCGGCTGGCGGATCATCATCGTCACCCTGCTGGCCACGGCCGGCGGCGCGTTCGCGTTCCCCCGGGAGGCGGCGTGACCCTTTGGGCCTGGGTGGCGGTCATGGCCGTCGTCACGTACCTGCTGCGCGCGGTGCCGCTGGTGGCGTTCCGCGAGGAGGTGCGCTCGCCGTGGGTGCGGTCGTTCCTGTACTACGTGCCCTACGCGGTGCTGACCGCCATGACCGTGCCGGCCATCCTGCTGGCGACCCGGACGCCGGCGTCCGGCATCGCAGCCCTTGTCGTCGCGGTCGTGCTCGCCCTTTGCGGACGCTCGCTGATCACCGTCGCGCTGGGCGGGTCCGTGGCCGTGCTGGTGGTCGAACTGGCGCTCGGTCTGGGTTAGCTCACGCGACCGATGCGGGGGATTGTGCTCACGTGCACTAATATGGGTCTGCGACCCGCACCAGTCTTGCCTCGGGTCGCAGGTGATGCGGCACACGGTGCTGCTGGCCGCGCCGCACCGGTCACTCGGATCGGATCCAGCACGAGCGCGCCCAGGGCGAGACGCCCACGAAAGAATCCATGACTTCTCAGTTCGCACGCCTCGGCGTGCCCACGTCGCTCGTCGCCGTCCTGGCCGAGCGCGGCATCCAGACCCCCACCCCCATCCAGGCGGCCACGCTGCCCGACTCGCTGGCCGGACGCGACGTCCTCGGCCGCGGGCGCACCGGATCGGGCAAGACCTTCGCCTTCGCGCTGCCCGTCGTGGCGCGCCTGGCCGACACCGCCAACCCGACCGCGCGCCGGCGTCCCGCCCCGGGCCGCCCGCGTGCCCTCCTGCTCGCCCCGACGCGTGAACTGGCCGCCCAGATCGCCGAGTCGGTCAAGCCCCTTGCCGACGCGTCGCGGCTCTCGACGCTGACCATCTTCGGCGGCGTCAACCAGAACCCGCAGGTGCGCACTCTCAAGGCCGGCGTCGACATCCTCGTCGCCACGCCCGGACGCCTGCTCGACCTCCGCGACCAGGGCCACCTGTCGCTGGAGGCGGTCGAGGTCACCGTCATCGACGAGGCCGACCACATGAGCGACATGGGCTTCCTGCCCGGGGTGAAGAAGATCCTCGCGGCGACCCCGCGCGCCTCGCAGCGGCTGCTGTTCTCGGCCACGCTCGACAACGCCGTGGACGTCCTGGTCCGCCAGTTCCTGCACGACCCGGTCGTGCACGAGGCCGACTCGGCCGTCTCCCCGGTCGCGCGCATGGAACACCACGTGCTCACCGTGTCGGCGGCCGAGCGCTCCGACGTGATCGCCGACTTGGCCGCCGCGCCGGGCCGCACGATCCTGTTCACGCGCACCAAGCACGGCGCGAAGAAGCTGGCCAAGCAGCTCAACGGACGCGGCATCCCCGCGGTCGACCTGCACGGCAACTTGTCCCAGAACGCCCGCGTGCGGAACCTCGCCGCGTTCGACTCCGGCCGCGTCGAGACCCTCGTCGCCACCGACATCGCTGCCCGCGGCATCCACGTCGACAACGTGGCGCTGGTCGTGCACGCCGACCCGCCCACCGAGCACAAGGCCTACCTGCACCGCTCGGGTCGCACCGCCCGCGCGGGCTCGGCCGGCACGGTGGTCACCATCGCGACGCCCGATCAGCGCGGCGACGTCCAGGGCCTCATGCGTGCGGCCAAGATCAAGCCGACCGTGACCCCGGCCTCGGCGAACGTCCTGCGTGAGCTGGCCCCCGGCGAGCGCCGCGTGTTCTCCGCCGACGAGGTCGCCGACCGGACGCCGTCCGCCCCCGAGCAGCCCTCCTCGCGTCCGCGCCGGTCGGGTCGCGGTGGCGGCTCGGGTCGCGGATCCGGCTCGGGGCGTGCTGCCGGTTCCGGCCGTTCCGGCCAGGCGCCCACGGCGTCCCAGCCGCAGGCCCCGCGCGGGCAGCGGGCCGGGCTCAAGGCGTCCGGCAACGGCTCGGGCCGCGTGCCCTCGGGTGTCGCCCCGGCCGGCTCGACCCGCGGCGCGGCCGCGTTCTCGGCCTCGGCCGGGCGTTCGGTGCGCCGCCGCACCCGCTGACCCCACCGTCCCCGAAATGTGCTCCGTGAACCTGGCGCCACGTGCCTCAGGTGCAAGGAGCACATTTCGTGACCGGTCAGGGGGTCACTGGGCCAGCCAGGCCGCGTAGGCGTCGAAGTTGTACGGGCGTTCGAGGAAGTCGGCGACGAGGTCGGCGGCGTCCTTGGTGCCACCGGCCGCGAGCACGCGGTCGCGGTAGCGGGTGGCCACCTCGGGGGCGAACAGGTCGGCGCGGTCGAAGGCCGAGAACATGTCCTTGGCGATGACGAGGCTCCACATGTAGGTGTAGTAGCCCGAGCCGTAGCCGTCGAGGTGCCCGAACGACGTGGGCATGCAGGTGCCGTCCATGTACGGGAACAGCGAGTACTGCTCCTGCAACTCGCGGGTGCGGGCGACGAGGTCGTCGGGGTTCTCCAGGTGCAGGCGGTACGACAGAGCCGC
Proteins encoded:
- a CDS encoding AzlC family ABC transporter permease — encoded protein: MDAAASSDLRAGLRDSVPIAVGYLTVALAFGLFCAQAGIPTLAATVVSLTNLSSSGQFAGATVWAAGGTLLELALAVALVNLRYVLMAVSLGQRLAPGTPTWQRLVMAFGITDEIYALAMRTPRVTFAAYAGSMLLPIAGWTLGTLAGALLGSVLPPLLVSAFGVLLFGMFVAIVVPVARADRAVLGVVVAAVVLSCLLAWLPWTAGIDVGWRIIIVTLLATAGGAFAFPREAA
- a CDS encoding DEAD/DEAH box helicase, translating into MTSQFARLGVPTSLVAVLAERGIQTPTPIQAATLPDSLAGRDVLGRGRTGSGKTFAFALPVVARLADTANPTARRRPAPGRPRALLLAPTRELAAQIAESVKPLADASRLSTLTIFGGVNQNPQVRTLKAGVDILVATPGRLLDLRDQGHLSLEAVEVTVIDEADHMSDMGFLPGVKKILAATPRASQRLLFSATLDNAVDVLVRQFLHDPVVHEADSAVSPVARMEHHVLTVSAAERSDVIADLAAAPGRTILFTRTKHGAKKLAKQLNGRGIPAVDLHGNLSQNARVRNLAAFDSGRVETLVATDIAARGIHVDNVALVVHADPPTEHKAYLHRSGRTARAGSAGTVVTIATPDQRGDVQGLMRAAKIKPTVTPASANVLRELAPGERRVFSADEVADRTPSAPEQPSSRPRRSGRGGGSGRGSGSGRAAGSGRSGQAPTASQPQAPRGQRAGLKASGNGSGRVPSGVAPAGSTRGAAAFSASAGRSVRRRTR
- a CDS encoding AzlD domain-containing protein, encoding MTLWAWVAVMAVVTYLLRAVPLVAFREEVRSPWVRSFLYYVPYAVLTAMTVPAILLATRTPASGIAALVVAVVLALCGRSLITVALGGSVAVLVVELALGLG
- a CDS encoding alpha/beta hydrolase, which codes for MSTQHDRLDPESRSALEVFLGALPGGFNGIPDIVARREASAALNAAGVEAAGGPDPSVTRDDRTVPGLDGDPEVPVRVYRPVDAPADAKLPGIFFIHGGGMIMGSVEGEDGMATAYAREVGAVVVSTGYRKAPEDPHPAQSRDCWAGLQWMAANAEELGYDPERLVIVGGSAGGNLALATALRARDEGGPAFALILAAYPMLDPSNTTPASQAITEVGVSDRAGNIEAWEWFLGGGEPDKYASPLLETDWSGLAPIFIDVGTEDMFRDEDITLVGELVRQGNPVEFHLYQGAFHASEVLAPEASLSKRIMANRLDAVKRAVAAG